The Desulfonauticus submarinus genome includes the window GTCCTCAAGGAATGGTAGGAGGACAAGTATTAGATTTGAGTTTAGAAAACCAACGTCAAACTTCTTTATCTCAAATTCAAGAAATGCACCGACTAAAAACTGGGGCTTTACTAGAAGTAGCTTGTGTAAGTGGAGCTATTTTAGCCCAAGAAGTAGGTGCTAGTAAAACAGATATTAAAAATGCCTCTATTTATGGCCGAAACATTGGCCTTGCCTTTCAAATAGTTGACGATATTTTAGATGTAATTGGTGACGAAAACGTATTAGGAAAACCCGTAGGGAGTGATATTAGACAAGGTAAATCAACATATCCCTCTCTTGTGGGTCTTGAAGAAAGTTATAATTTAGCTCAAAAAATTATTCAAAATGCGTTAGAAAGCCTTCAAAATTATAAAGGAAATACAAAAATTTTTTTAGAAGATTTAGCTAATTATATTATAGAAAGAGCGCATTAAAATACTTTTAATTTTTAATTTGTAAGGAAAGGGAAAATGGGATTTTTTAGTAAAATTAAAAAACTTTGGAAAAAAGATAAACAAGATCAAACACAAAAAATACAGATTGAAGAAAAAAAGGTTCCCACTCAAGAAACTCAGGAAATATCTTCTACTCCAAAAGAGGATTTAGAACAAAAAATATCTCTTGCTTTAGCCCAAGCTGAACCTAGATTAAGTATTTGGTTAGACATTTTACTTCAAGATATAGAAACCAAGGGAGATGAGCTTTGGTCCCGACTTGAACTTTTTTTCAATAAACTAGAAGTACCCCAAAAAGAAGCCTCTGATTTTATTGCAAAGTTTAAAGACTGGCTTGATAAAATGGAATATGAACATATTAGCGAGTTCCGTTCAGAACTTCAGTATCGCCTTGCTTTAGCCCTTGACCTAGAAGATGAAGAAGATGAAAGAAGCAGGTTATTTATAAAACTATCCGAAGGTCTATCTAAAACCAAAGCTCAGCTTTCAAAACAAATAAATAATCTCATTAGTTCTTCTTCTCATTTTGATACAAACTTTTGGGAACAACTAGAAGAAATTTTAATCATGGCCGATGTGGGGTTTAACCCTACTTTAAAATTAATTGATAATTTAAAATTACGAGCCAAAGAAATCTCTCCTGGAGACCAAGAAGCCTTTAAAAAAATTTTTGCTCAAGAATTAGCTTCTTTATTTCCAAAACCCAGTAAAAAGTTAATAGCTCTCAAACCAGAAGTGGTTTTACTAATAGGAGTAAATGGAGTTGGTAAAACAACCACAATTGCTAAGTTAGCTTATAGAGCTCAAATGCAAGGGAAAAAAGTATTAATGGTTGGAGCAGATACTTTTAGGGCTGCTGCTATTGAACAACTCAAAATATGGGCAGATAGAGTAGGAGTAGGATTTTATTCTAAAGAGCATGGCTCTGATCCTGCAGCAGTAGCCTATGAAGCTATGGACAAGGCTTTAAAAGAAAATTTTGACTTAGTACTTGTAGATACAGCAGGACGGCTTCACACCAAAGTAAATTTAATGGAAGAACTCTCAAAGATAAAAAGAGTGCTTAATAAAAAGCATCCAGGTTCTCCACATCGAACCATCTTGGTTTTAGATGCTACTACTGGTCAAAATGCCCTTTCCCAAGTTGACTTGTTCTCAAAATCAGTTCCTATAGATGAAATAATCTTAACTAAATTAGATGGTACTGCAAAAGGTGGTGTAGTTGTAGGTATAGCCAGTGAATATAATATTCCTATTACTTTCATTGGTTTAGGTGAAAAGATGGAAGACTTAAGACCATTTGATGGTAAAAGCTTTGCCAAAGCTTTATTAGATTAAAAATGGGAAAAAATAAAAAACAACAAATTTTAAATACAGCGCTTAAACTCTTTGCTTTACAAGGATATGATGAAACAACAACAGTTCAAATATCCAAAGAAGCAGGAGTAACAGAACCTCTTCTTTACTATCACTTCAAAAATAAAGAAGAAATTTTTACTCATATCCTAAAAGCCATATTTTCTGAATACAAAGAAATGATATCCAGACTTCCACAAAATACAAACTGCGAGTTTGAAAGGATTGAGAACCTAATTCGACTCCATTT containing:
- the ftsY gene encoding signal recognition particle-docking protein FtsY, yielding MGFFSKIKKLWKKDKQDQTQKIQIEEKKVPTQETQEISSTPKEDLEQKISLALAQAEPRLSIWLDILLQDIETKGDELWSRLELFFNKLEVPQKEASDFIAKFKDWLDKMEYEHISEFRSELQYRLALALDLEDEEDERSRLFIKLSEGLSKTKAQLSKQINNLISSSSHFDTNFWEQLEEILIMADVGFNPTLKLIDNLKLRAKEISPGDQEAFKKIFAQELASLFPKPSKKLIALKPEVVLLIGVNGVGKTTTIAKLAYRAQMQGKKVLMVGADTFRAAAIEQLKIWADRVGVGFYSKEHGSDPAAVAYEAMDKALKENFDLVLVDTAGRLHTKVNLMEELSKIKRVLNKKHPGSPHRTILVLDATTGQNALSQVDLFSKSVPIDEIILTKLDGTAKGGVVVGIASEYNIPITFIGLGEKMEDLRPFDGKSFAKALLD